DNA sequence from the Vanessa tameamea isolate UH-Manoa-2023 chromosome 21, ilVanTame1 primary haplotype, whole genome shotgun sequence genome:
tataggacAGGAAATATAGAAGCCTTGTGATCTATCGAGTAAAGAAAGAATCTAAATCTTTGAttacccaaataaataaaagataataaattaaaatacattatgataTCAGTGTAATATCAGAAATTCTAGCTAGTTGAATActattgttgtaaattaatgaaatcacAGTATTAACACCATCTACTCACTTTTCGTTTGACAGCGGCACCAAACGCACTTGCTCCGCGTATTGTTGAAGAATCGACAATAGGCGCACTTGACCAGCGTATTGTTGGGGGATCTGATGCAAATATAGAAGATTATCCCTTTATGGCTGTCATTTTAGTTTCTAACGAAGATCACATTCAAATTCGTTTTAGACCCTTCTGCGGTGGATCTCTAATTACTACGAGGGCCATCCTTACGGCAGCCCACTGTTTGTTGTAAGTCGAAAAgtcacatttttttctaaaacctACTAtcgctatattttaattaattatagatacatacatttcattcatttaaaatgtattacgtAAGTCTTTGTTGAATGCCATTCTTTCCTACTTACTACTATGTTATAACGTTATGTTATGAACGTGAacgtgtatttaaataattaagaaaatggaGTCCGCTTTGATTCATTCCTGCTGAGTAGCTCATGAGCGAGTAAGAACAATtggcattaatattttaaatattatgttagtatGTTTCATAGTTTTGTCAAGGATCATCACAAAAGAAATCGAATcggttttgttaaatatattggtataattaaaatcttataacttTTGACAACCCCACTTAAAGTTATTTAAGTCGGGTGgtcaaatattataagattatgtTGAgacaaatcttttattttacagCAACAACGTTCTTTCTACTAATCATTTCCGAGTGCGACTTGGCTCGTCACTGAGTCGGTTTGGCGGTCAACTTTACAGAGTCGAAAATTGGGTTAAGCATCCCGGATACAGTTGGCCTAAATTATATCACGACATTGCTATACTGAAACTCGCTTCACCCGCCATAATGTCCAACCGCGTTGCACTTGCCCGAATCGCTGGACCCAACTACATCGTCGCAGATAACACTACCGTCACTGCTGCCGGATGGGGCGTACTTGAAGTATGATAACCtagttacatttattattatttttattcacaagCAGTCTTTAAACCAAGAAGATGtcgacaattttttaatttgtgtaagcCGCATAATTTGTTCATGAACCAAAATTAACATATTCGGAAACCATCAGTTTTTTGCAGTAGAAACGAACTACGATTTTTTATgctaaatttttaaatgacgatacGATATTAAATCTATGGCCGATTTGCTTGGTCTGAAAATATATTCGATCCTAAAATAAGTTAATAcaacacttaatatttctttcacagTTTGGCGGTGAACCACCAGAAATCCTTCAacatgttgatataaaaaaagtcaacCATGATATCTGCAGAGAAAATTACGCTGAACTACAGTCTTCACTAGGCGAACTTGAAGTTCCTAACGTAACATCGGAAATGGTATGTGCTGGTATTTTGGACGTTGGTGGCAAAAACACCTGCCAAGGTGACTCAGGAGGACCACTTCTTCACCAAGGAGTCATAATTGGAATTACCTCTTGGGCACATCAATGTGCCCATCCGATGTATCACACTGTCTTTGTTAACGTGCCTTCTTATACCAGTTGGATTGTTGATAATGCGTAAAAATGATAAAcagtaaattaaatgtcatgTGAAcctaattatgaatattttattttaaaaaaaatccttagtaTGTACGTCTGAAATTAAATCGTACAATTAAACTATACGTAATGAAATATTGAAAGTAACGCGGATGTGTGCAGCACTTCTGAAAGCATTGTCCAATTTTGTTCACTGCTTCTATGCGATATCCTCTAACTTGGGACACTTttagtcaattattattataacaattgtaacttcaatttatttagaatagttaaaataaagtttatagattttttagCTTACTTTCATTTACTCTGACGTGTAATCTAGCACTGTCTGACTAAGCTAATAATGTGACGAATAGCGtttattcaaagtttttttgtgataatttcaaataatgatGCTGAACCAAGCGATTTAAATCTAACcaaatcaaattccttcattcaataaaaaaattacttatatactaaccttacttattgattgtcaaaccAAACACTAAAAATGAAACGAAAagattcggaaaagaaaataccctgaacCGGTGAATGAAACTCAGCGgtttattttgtcaatttgtgattattaagaaatattcaacacaaaaaaaaatagccaaGAGGCGACGTGCTATCAACTATGAATTCTCTAATTGTAATCATTTCACACACACGCGCTCATTCaccttttttttattcggtGACACAAATTTGTGTCTGTTTCTTGTACTATTACATTTTGCAGCACAAATATCGTATAGAAAACGACTGCCTTACCCCGTAGCATAATAAGcaagtaactgaaatatacaAAGCGAGGCGTAtcaacatcaataaataatcagtcaataatcttttttttttgaccGCCAATGCCACCGAATTTAGTCTACTTGTCAAGCAGATTATATGGGGGAGCCATTTCAACTCGACATCAACGGTGAGGCCAAGAAATTAAGCTGACTCAACTGGATCCATCaattccccattgataagtacatcagCTTTTACATTTTTCACATTTGGTGTACtaagttttacaatttttgttttttttattatttagcttaagattatttacgctaagcCTCATACTGTAGGAGAtgtcagcaaacaatactatatcatgtttggtCCCAACAAAAAAGGGGaattcatttatgtatatgaggcataCAAAAATTTCAAATGCCTTGCATTATTTCTTATTACTGCGATAAAACAGATTTCTAGTTGTAATTTTTTCgtgaattttgaaattaaaaattttataaaatcaaataataatttaatatgaatgtgttgaatttaaaaatatgattattaatgcaaaatatagtatattacattatattattaaaatctttagtttaaaatgatgaaaaagGTTCCTACTTTTTTGTTTGCCCTCAttccattaatattttattttattttataaaaaaaaaataggtatatattttgaaatcattatttattaatttaaattgtgaaaaaataCTTTGCTATTTTATGCTAAATGATTATAACCATAATTTTATGTCATTCGATTTTATTAGAAGaaatttacgaaaatatattgtcatggaattattaatattttcaaatcataatcaaaataaaatatactctttTCATgt
Encoded proteins:
- the LOC113395500 gene encoding trypsin, alkaline C-like; translated protein: MYVITLLALVGAAVAAPNALAPRIVEESTIGALDQRIVGGSDANIEDYPFMAVILVSNEDHIQIRFRPFCGGSLITTRAILTAAHCLFNNVLSTNHFRVRLGSSLSRFGGQLYRVENWVKHPGYSWPKLYHDIAILKLASPAIMSNRVALARIAGPNYIVADNTTVTAAGWGVLEFGGEPPEILQHVDIKKVNHDICRENYAELQSSLGELEVPNVTSEMVCAGILDVGGKNTCQGDSGGPLLHQGVIIGITSWAHQCAHPMYHTVFVNVPSYTSWIVDNA